GCCTTggtgtcctcatttttttttttttaagattttattttaaagcaatctctataccaaatgtggggttcaaactcaaccccaggatcaagagccCCATGccctacagactgagccagccaggtgccccttcccatGTCCTTATTATAGTATGGGAATACAGTCATCATGGTCCCTGCCTCCTAGGGCTGGGTACAGATTCAACGAGATGATGTGGGTCAAGCTCTCAGCACAGGGTGGCACATCAAAGGCCCTCAGCTCCTGTAACCGTTCAACTCCAAGAGGGCAGGGATATAGCTGTCTCTATCACTGTGGAATCCCCAGCGTTTAGCCAACACTCAGAGGTATTTGTGAAATAACTGGAGACTAGTGGGCCTGTGCATCAGGATTCATGGACAGGGGAGGGCCATGTGGTGGGAAATGGGATGGGAAAGGCCTTTGTGTGATAAGCTGAGGAATTTatcctgggggcaggaggagccccTGGGGGTTCCTAAGGGCAGGAGCTGGGTGCTATCGTTTGTGGGACAGGCTGAGCTTAGGCTGACCTCATACTGGGTTCCTTTCTACTGACATTACCCCTGTCTGCCCTGCATTAGGGAATTAACATCAGCTCTTAAACCTCCAGACTTTGCCAGATAAGAGACCAACATTTGGACTCACTTGAAGGCACTAAAGAtccccagggaaaaaaaaaaaaaagatccccagGGGACTGAAGTGGTTTGGCCCCTGGCACTCAGCGTACACTTATCCCATAGATACTTGGTTGCATTGGCATTAGGACCTCTGAACTATAAAAGTCCTCTCACTCTGGGTGTGTGTAAAATAAATACCTCTGGCTTCATTGTGTACATGGTGACTTCAGAGGCCTCAAAGGGCCTTCCTGGCAAATGACAgcttctacttcttctttttttttttttttttttaacagcttctACTTCTAATGCTTACTTTGTGTAAAACCACTACACGTGCATAACGTCCCTGCTGTAGGATAGGTAGGtactctccccattttacagcctTCCCAGAGGCTCAAAGGGGTGACAGTACTGCAAGGGTAGAGTGCTGGTCAGTGGCAGGTCCAGGTCTCTCTGTCCTCAGACCCTGTAACTCCAAATGTTGCTCTGAAGCCAGCTACATATGGCTTTTATCAGGCCTAGGGAAAGGGAGCTTTCTCTGAGCTACCAGGAGAGGATTCAAGACCCGTGCATCACAGAACAAGCTCCACCACAGCCCAGCTATGTGACTTGAGGATGCTCCCCAATCTTGATACCCTCATGAAGTGAGGTTGTCGTGGGGTTCTCTGCTTTGGCCTTAGCATCCGTTCTTTCAACTAAGGGAGCAGCAAGcctctactatgtgccaagcaccatTCCCATGagtgagggaaaagaagaggtaCTTGCTCTTCTGGGGCTGACACAGacctcataaataaatgaacaaataatttaatttcagagtgataaattccagaaagaaaataaggtgACATGGTGCAGCAAGGGGGAGGGCACTTCTTCAAGTGGGTGGCCAGGAAAGGCTTCTCCAAGGAGATGCCTTCACATTTGAGCACAAATGTGAGTGACAAGTAGTTGACCACGTGATGACCTGGGGACAGAATGCTATTCCTAAAGACATGAAGAAGGACAACATAGTTTATTGAGATGAAGAATGGAAGTTTCTAGGTAGAAGTGGGCAAAGCCTTATGGGCTGTGTTAAGAACTAAGGAAGTGGTAGCTATTACCAGTCTAACTTTTTTTCCAATCATGACTTGGTGGCAAAAATGCCACCCCAAGGGCTGGAGACCAGATTCCATTCCCAGCTAATCTTGATCCCCAATGCCCATCTCTCCAATGCTGTAAAGGCTCAGGGTTATTCAGGCACAAAGTGGCTGAGGCAGGTGAACTCTCTAACTGGACAGAGACCTTTTCCCCTCAAACTTGGCACTGTTGACTTTTACTGACATGGGGGACATGGGGGTAGGTGTTCCTAGACTCTGGAAAGCTGTGGAAACCTGACAGATCTGGAAAGGTGGTCCATATTGCAAAGATGAATTAGGTCTGGAAAgctcaccccaaccccctcctcTTTCTGCAGAAATTCAAAGAGCTCAGGACAaggcttcctttccttcccaagGCCCTGGTTCTGAGGTAGGCCTCCAGCCTCCCACCTCCATTCCTGAGGGCCCTGGACTGGGATGTCGTTGGCACAAGGAAGACAGAGGCACTGGTGTGGCAGTGGGGCAGGTTTCAGACATCCCCTGGTTCgagtcccagctctgctcccaTTGCCTTGTTAGTAAAATACAAGTAATAGTACATCTTTCTTTGGGTTGTTGGAGGCATCAGTGCAATAATGCATCTCAATGGCTTAGGCACATAGTACAGCTATAAACTATAGCCCTTATTAtcgatagagaaactgaggcatgggaaaCACAACCATAAAGTCTTGTGGCCTGTGTTCTGGTTACTTCAGGCAATTCCTTGCCTATCTCTGGCCCTTAGTTGTCCTACCCACACAATGAGGAGCTGGCCCCTCAAAACTAAATGCTCtgccatatttaatttttttaaagattttatttatttattcatagagacagagagagagagaggcagagaaacaggcagagggagaagcaggctccatgcagagagcccgacgtgggactcgatccagggtctccaggatcacgccctgggctgcaggcggcgctaatctgctgtgccaccggggctgccctaattttttttttttttttaagattttatttatttgagattgtggagggaaaggaagagaaagaaacaaattccactgagcaaggagccggatgcgggactcaatcacaggaccctgagaatgtgacctgagccaaacgcagacacttaaccaactgagccacccaggtgccccaaggctctGCTATCTTCAGAGTGTTTCTGGTTTTAAATCCCAAGACAGGGCCAGCCACTCTTGCAATGATACTTTAACCCTGCCTGTCCCCACTCCTTGGCCCCAACCCAAAGAAAATGCCTGGGTGAGACTCCAAAATGAACCAGCTGCCTCACTGCTGCCTTTTCACCTGTGAACACAATAGAGATAATTTCTTTCTGTCCCTGAGGCCCTTTCTCTGAAGCCCTTCTTCTGAGCATCACCTCATGAAATGCTCACAGTAACCCTAGGAAGTGGGTGTGGGTTCTGTTCCCTTTTTACCCATGATGAAATAGGCTGAGAGAGGGGGACAAACTTGCCCTAAGTCTCTCTGCTGAAAAACAACGAAGGAATTAAGAACTTGAATCCCAGTGTGTCTGACTTCAGACCATAGGAAAGAGGATAAGCAGCTAAAGCTTAGGCTGGAGGGGATGTCTGCCCTTCGTGCTCAGAGGCCCAAGGCTGCCAGAGCCACGGAcagccctgggcaaaggcaggagaAGCTGACACTTGGGCTGATGGCAGACTTAATTCAGACAGTAGACTCACTTGCCCCTTCTCAGGTCTTTGGAACTGGTATAGCCCTTACTCCTGAAGGACACCCGGACTAGCACCCAGAAAACCCTGGTTGGCAGGGAGGGGTCCAGAACAGGGGTAGTGGGCCTGAGATACCCCAACACCAGGCTGGATTACTGATTCTCGCTCACATCTGGTTCGCTTTGGATGGCTCCTGGCTCTCCTGGGAGCCCCACTGCACTGTCTGCTTCCTCCCAGGGGGTCCTCAAAGCCACTTGGCAGTGGTTATGACAAATTATGACAAATGATGTCCAAGGGTcagtgctgaaagaaaaggaacaaaggtaATGGTGAGAGAGTCCTTTGCCCCAGGGgaagtgggggtggtggggtgggcagTGGCTCAGGGCCTAGGCCAGGCCCCTGACATGCACGTGGGGGGCATCTGTGATGCCCAGCTCCTCCCGGAGAGCTCTCAGGGGCTGCTCCCAGCGCCGCTCGTAGTACAGGTTGAGGACACATGGCGCTCTGTGCCCATTCTGAACTGCCCACGGGATCAGCTCTGAAATCAGCACTTGCAGGCTCCTGCAAGACAGCagaggataaagaagatataaggTCCCAGGGCCAGGCACGCTCTGCACCCAGAAACTGGTGTGCATTTTCCCAGTTAGTCCTCACTACCCTTAGAAAGGAGTTGCTATCCCCAttagcagatgaggaaactgaaactcagggaGGTAAAATTTTGTGCCCAGAGCCACACAGTTTGAATACGCTAAAGCCCAAATCGTAATCAAAGGCTACCTAACTCCAGAAACTAACACTGGGGTGCCACCCAACCCCCTCAATTCCATGGGGGAACTCCCAACACTGAGGCCTTCCCCAAGAGACCCTAGAGTCCTATGAAACACCCAGGCTTCATTCGTTGCCCTGGGGACACTGCGCCGGGCCAGTTTCACCCTTCTGCTCCATTATTTCTACCCTGGCTTTCTGGAGAACCACTGGGGCTACTCAGGAAGGCTGCATGCTTGTCCCATTTCCTGGAGCCTGGCTCCTCTGAGCCTTCCCTCAACCCCTTGCCACTAGAGAACTTACTGGGCACTGAGCCGGATTGGTCCAAAGAGAGCACCCAGGATGCACATGGGCAGGTGGGTCTGGACAGCCTCAAACCACTTCACAGTGATCTCCCCTGGGGGGGCAAGAATAGGGTGGGAGGTGAGAAGGGCCCAGAAGGAGAGCCATGGTGCTCCTGGCAGAGCAGAACAAAGCATCTGTGCCTCCTTGATCTCTATCAAGGTTAGCTGTGGCCAGTCCTAGCCCATGTGGGAATGTGAAGCACCTGGCTTGGGATGAAGGGGAGGGCATGAAAAAGAGCACAAGGAGGTAAGGGCTGGGAAGGAAGCTTGGGATCTGAATATAGAGGACTCCAAATTTGAGGCTATCAAGTCCAGGACGGTTCCTGCAGGCCTCAGGGAGTTGTGGCCGGTTTCAGAGCCGGCAGCCCTGGTGTTTGGGTGCTGCTACATCAGCTTAGGAAGCACAGAGGTAGTGGGATGGAGAGGGGATGTGTGGCACAGATGCTACCAAGATGTTCAGAAAGCAGAAAATGAGGCACTGAGCTGCCCCATCCCACCCAGCCCCACTCTCAAGGCAGCTGGGGCTAGCACTCACCGAGGAGGTTGGTGGGCATCCCCAGCAAGGTGTGGAGTATGTCGTGAACCTCCCGGTACCGCTGAATCACATATGCTAGCTCTTCGTCGTCCACGAATCGGGTGGGTGCTCGGGTATCTGGGGAGACCCTCTAACAACCATGAGCCTCTTCTAGATCTCTTCCCAACTGTTCCCAAGGCCAAACTGGCCAGCATCTCTTTGATTGTCAACCACTCCCACCAGACTCATAACCAACAAAAATCTCTGGGGACTGTTTCTGTCTACTCCTGCCCACAGGGAAGTCCTCAGGCAGGGAATACAGTGGCACTGACACCCCTATGGCCTACCCCAACTCACACACAGTGTCAAAGCCTGTTGGAATTTATGGCAAAGAAGCTCCTGGTGGTTGGGGGAAGTGATAATTGTTTAAGGGGTAAGAgtttgggaaccctgggtggcgcagcggtttagcgcctgcctttggcccagggtgcgatcctggagacccaggatcgaatcccacgtcaggctcccggtgcatggagcctgcttctccctctgcctatgtctctgcctctctctctctctgcgtgactatcataaataaataaaaatttaaaaaaagggggttAAGAGTTTGTTTTACAAGGTGGAAAAGCTCTGGAGGTTGGTTTCACAACAGTGTGGATATATTTAACACCATTGAATTGTccacttagaaatggttaagatgagggacacctgggtagctcagtggttgagcgtctgcctttggctcagggtgtgatcctggagtcccgggatcaagtcccatatcgggctccgtgcatagagcctgcttctccctctgcctgtgtctttgactatgtctctcatgagtaaatcaataaaatcttaaaaaaaaaaaaaaagaaagaaagaaagaaagaaaagaaagaaatggttaagatgataattttttttttttttaaagtaaactctacccccaacatagggctagaactcacaaccctgagattaagagtcacacactttcaactgggccacccagacacccccgaGAGGGCGATTCTatgttattttacctttttttttaagattttatttatttatttatttatgatagacacacactgagagagagacacaggtagagggagaaggaggctccatgcagggagcctgatgcaggacttgatcccgggacactgggatcatgccctgagccaaaggcagactttcaaccgctgagccacccaggtgtcccaccttatgttttttttaaccacaattagaaataaaatggggagaaaaagaaaaaaatgaagcttccAAGGcccaatactttcttttttaaagatttaatttggcGGTggggggtgtgcctgggtggctcagttggttaactgtgcCTTCTGCTCGGGGCATGATGTcagagtgctgggattgagccctgtgttgggctccctgctcatgggaaaacctgcttctccttctccctctccccctcccactgtgcgttctctctctctctcttgtgcacatgcaggggaggggcagagggagagtcccaagcagactctgctgagtgtggaacccaacttggggctcaatctcatgaccctgagatcacgacctgagccaaaaacaagagttggatgcttaactgactgtgccacccaggtgcccctaattttttttttttaagtaatctcgggacgcctgggtggttcaggggttgagcgtctgcctttggctcagggcatgatcccggggttcaggtatcaagtcctacattgggctctctacatggagcctgcttctctctctgcctatgtctctgcctctctgtgtgtgtgaccctcatgaataaataaataaataatcttaaaaaaaataagcaatctctatacctagcatggggctagaactcataaccccaagatcaagagtcacatgttccactgactgagtccACCAGGAACCCCAGCCCCCATCCTTCACATGAGCTGCTCTCTGCCTAGGGTGCTCTCCCCCACCAGCCACAGCTTCACATGTGCAATTTCTACCTGTCCTTTATGATTCACCTAAGTGTcccccctgcagggaggctgttGACTGATCAGGTCCACACTACAAGCTCTTGTAGCATCCTATaccttgtattgtgatgtatagTACCATGTGCCTCTCTTCTATACCTGAACTTTCCATTATGGCAGCCACGCACTGCATGTGGCCACCAAGCCTTGAAATGTGACAGTTCCAACTTAGATGTATTATAGGTATAAAATACACACTTGGTTTCAAAGACTTGGTGAGAAGAAAACAATGTGAAATTTCAGTAATTTAGAAATACTAcctgttgaaatgataatattttgggaACACTGGGTTAAATACAATATGCTATTAAAAATTCcacctgtttctttttgcttttgctggAGTGGCTAGCAGCAGATTGGAAGTcacctggcttgtgttctctttctgtgaTTGGTGCTGTAGTGACCTCTCAGCTGCACATGGCTGCTGGCTGCTTTGCTCACTGTTGTATCTCCAGGGCCTGGATGAATTCACGTCTCATGAATACCTGACTAAAAGGCCAGCTCCTGGGGCTTTCCTGGCCCCAGGCAGAGGTGAGAACTGACTCCCTCTGATTCACCCTGCCTGAATCCTCAGTAGTACTCGTGCAGAATGGGAGCAGCCTAGTGTTCCTGTTCCCAGAGCAGGGGCTCAGCCTATCCAGAGGCCAAAGGATTTGATGTCTTCATTGCTTTGGGGCTGCTGGCTCAATGCCTTAGTCTGTGTCTGGGATCTCACAGGGGCCCGGTTCCTAACTTCATCCTAGGAGTTCTACATGCCGTATAAAGCAGAGGATGATCACAGTGATAGCAATTATATTTATTCAGTACGTACTATAAGCCAGCACTGTATGAATTTCTTTACGTGTATCATCATAGTGCATCCTCACGACCATCTGGGGGTAGGTGCTCTATGAGCCTCAGGTAAAGGTAAGAaaaatgaggttcagagaagttatgtaacttgcccaaTATCAGCTAATCAAGTAGCTGAATCAGGACTTGAAACAAAGTCTACTAGATTTCAAAGCCAGTAGCATTAACATCCATAAGCCATGTCAGTGCCCTGGAAGATAAACATTAGGTCCCCTTACCTCAGATAAGGAATatggctcagagaggtcaaatgaTTTGCCCAGGGCCATAAAGCTGGGAAGAGAGGTAGGATTCTAATTCaggctacctttttttttttttttttttttttttaagattttatttatttattcatgagagacacagagagagaggcagagacataggcagagggagaagcaggctccatgcagggagcccaatgtgggactcgatcccaggactccaggatcacaccctgggccaaaggcaggtgctcaactgctgagccacccaggcatccctagtacAGGCTACTCTTAACTCCAGAGCCCATGCCCATAATCTTGATGCCATGAGATGACCATGCCCCTTACCAACGACAGCCTCAGGGAGGGGAGCCTCACCTTGAACTTTGATCTAAATCTCTTCTGGAACAAAGGTGTTCCTTCACATTCTGTGGGCTGTTGGTTTCAGTGCTCTAAAGTGTCACAATCTCTAGGGCTATTATCACAACTAGGGCTGAGACTGGGCAGGGTGCCCAGGGAGGCCCTGGCAGTCCCATCCTCTCCACAGCAACAAGATGAAAGGCACTGGGGACTTTAAGGTGATCCCTCCCTGAGTGGCATTTGGGGAAGGCCACCCTGGTGGGTTTCCCACTGATGAAGTAAATTGCTTCCTGGTGAAATATGAGATGGTAGAAAATGGGGCAGGAACAAGTGTCAGGAGAGTATGTGGAGCAGATTATCATCTCAGGGACAATAACCTTCTAGAGCAGTAGTTTCTCAGCTGTCCACCACGGGATATTTGCAATATCTGCAGAAATTTATGGCTGTCATAACTTAGTGGGGGTGCTAACTGGCATCTATGTATACAGGCCAAGGATCCTGCTACACATCCTGGAAAGCACGGGGTAGCTCCTACAAAAAAGAGTTATctgttcctggggcacctgaatggctcagttggtcaagtatctgccttcagctcaggtcataatctcagggtactgggatcaagccccacgttgggctccctgttcagcagggagtctgcttctccctctccctttcccctcaacttgtgctctctcaaataaaaagaaaaaaaaaatcatctggccACAAAAGTCAAGTGGTGAGGCTGAGAAGCCTAGTTCTAGAGCAACCTGCTGGAGCACCACTTAACAGAGGTACTTTGATGGGATATGTATACACTAGGATGCAATGGTTGGGACAAGGAAGGTGACCCAGATCCTAAGGTGGTCTTTTTATTGATCAGGTCATGttactatccttttttttttttttaagactttatttatttattcgagagagagagagagagagagagagagagaggcagagacacagagggagaagcaggcgtcatgcagggagcctgacacaggactccacccgggtctccaggatcacaccctggactgaaggcggcgctaaaccgctgagccacccaggctgcccctcatgtTACTAACCTACTTGAAACCCTTAATGTTTTCCTATTGCTCCTGTTGCAAAATGCAGACTTCTTCCTGTGGCTGGAAGGGTCTGGGCCAGTTCTCCTCCCACCTGTTGGCTGCCTCTCCTCTACTCAATTCCTAGATGGCCACTTCAgcaaattttcctttcctttttttattttaaagattttatttatttattttttattcattcattcattcatgagagacacagagaaagaggcagagacataagcagaaggagaagcagggtccctgtgggaagcccgatgtgggacttgatcccaggaccccaggatcacaacctgagccaaaggtaggtgctcaacacTGAGCGGCACAGATGccccagttttccttttcttaaacacATAGTAGCTTGCACTTGCCagtgcctctgctcctcctatcTTTCCTCAGGGCTGGCTCCTCCTCATCCAGGTCTCTTCAGAGGGCCTCCTGTGACCTCCCTGTCAGAAGTGGCCACCTCCAACCCTACCTCCTTGTCCTCTCTAATGATGTTGTTCTTACAGCACCGCCGGCTAGAATGGAAACTCCACaaaggcaggctccttgctggtTTCATTCACTGTATCTCAATTACTGAGAACAGTGTTGTACATTCcaggtagtcaataaatattttacctgaatttttttttatttttattttttattttatgatagtcacagagagagagagagagaggcagagacataggcagagggagaagcaggctccatgcaccaggagcccgacgtgggattcgatcccgggtctccaggatcgcaccctgggccaaaggcaggtgccaaaccgctgtgccacccagggatccctacctgaatttttatatgaaatttcttcttctattactcattttcttccccaaacCAGAATATTAGAACCACAAGAGCAGGACTTTGTACACTGTCTAGTTCACCATTATATCCCCAGCACCTGGGGTAATGGATGGCACACAGCAGatcttgaacaaatgaatgagttcTGCAGTGGTTGGGACTCTCCCTACAAGGTCCTGTCCTCCCTGCATAGGGCAGAGAGTGCCACAACTTGTCATACCCTGGGGGAAGCCCTATCTCTAGAACAGGGGGACATGATACAACAGTTAAGAGCATGAtcaaggagcacctggctggttcagttggtggagcatgcaacttttgatcttggggttgtgagttcaagtcccacattgggtacagacagacttaataataaaatcttaaaaaaaaaaggcatgatcTGAATATGAATACTGCCTCCATAAATACTGGCTATATGAAATCATCAAGTTGCTTAAGTGctctgagccttgatttcttcatctattaaaGAGGATAATAATAGGACCTACTTGACAGGATGGGTCAAGGATGAACTCTCCTATTGGGAGGGTTTGGCAAGATCAGGTATGAGCCTGGCATCTGACATCTAGTAAGTGACTTTTAAATACTGGCCAGTATTATCACTCAGAGTTCCTGGCCCATTTGCCCATCTCATAGAACACGACAAAGCCTTGGCATAGGAGACAAAAAGCACACCTGCCCACAGTGGCCACACAGGACTCCTCTTTCCTCAGGACGTCACTCCCATGCCCTTCTCTGCCTTTCCTAGTGATTGCCACATGTGCAGAAGCTGGAAACTCACATTCACATCCAGGAAACGGAGATACTCTTGGCCAAGGGAGCCCTCAGGCAGACTACGGAGCTTGTCCAGGTCAAGGGTGGACAGTGAGATCCGGGGCCGCTTTCTGTGAGGCAGAAGGCAGGACTTAGGTACTGAGAGAGCAGAAGCAAAGGCAGGTGAGAGGTCCAGCTAGGGCAAAGGTGTGAGAGGTGAAGGGGCAGAGAATAGGGCCACAAATCCTACTTTAGCACCTGCTTCTGGCCAGGACGGTGGCAGGGACTGAGGAGCCTACCAATAGCTAAGGTCATGGTTCCTGCCTACAGTGGCATAATCTAGGAAGCAAGCCTCAGGTGTGATCAGTATAGATCACAAAGAACATTGCAGGGGTGGGGGTTATAGCTAGCCTGTTACGGGAGCTTAGGGAAGGCAGAGGGCCCTGTGGCGGGAACTGGGCTGATGCCACCACATTGCACTACCTGCTGGTCATCATAATATGTATGTGAATGGCACCTATGGAGTTGGGCAGTGCCCAGCATGTGCAACCCTCCATGGCCAGGGCATCAAGAAGAGTTCCCTAGAGGAACACAATGCAATTCCAGAGGGATCAGGATCCTCAGAGTGTCTCCAATTCCCCAGGCACAGTTGGGACCTACTGTAGGATCTCAGCACCCTCTGGATCCTTCCTCATCTGGTCCCTGAGGAACTTCAGGGCATAGTATCCTGTGGTCTCCCCTAGGACTGCGACCATgtctgaaaggaaagaaatggggaCAAATGAAGGATATGATCTCAGGTAGGTTACTGGACCTGTCTCCTACATGATAAGCTACAATACTATCTCTTAGTTATGAGGATTCATGTTATACATTTAGCAAAtcacctggcacacaggaagcatTCAATATATGTACCTATAGCATTATCACTGTTATTAATCTAATAGGCTGAGGTGGCTCTGATTAGCACAGTGCTCTGAAGAGTTTATAAATCACTTTTACACCCATTATTGCAACAGAATATCATGCCTCCGTTGATTACAAGCTTTGGCATCAAAATGTTAGGTTTGGGTTCAGTTGCAATCACCATCTAAGTGAACTTGTAGAAATGCTTCACATTTCCAAGCCTCGGGGTCCTAATTTATGAAATGTGGAGAACACCCTTCTTACAGGGTTAATGTGAAAAATCAAGAACACtacacatataaaacatttagtgCAGTGAGCGACCAGCATTAAGTGCTCAGTGAGCAATCAGTATTAACATTTCTATTAGTAGGAGTAATAGTACTTTCCAGACTTAGAACCCTAAGATGTTCTAGTCATACAtccagccaacatttattgagcatctactatgtgccaggcacattgTAAAATACTGATGATATAGTAGAACAGGGCAGTC
The Vulpes vulpes isolate BD-2025 chromosome 2, VulVul3, whole genome shotgun sequence genome window above contains:
- the COQ4 gene encoding ubiquinone biosynthesis protein COQ4 homolog, mitochondrial; translation: MAMLLRSALRPLRALGGRRGPAADVWLRGARHGAGLLYPGHIPTSPLQKALLAAGSAGMALYNPYRHDMVAVLGETTGYYALKFLRDQMRKDPEGAEILQKRPRISLSTLDLDKLRSLPEGSLGQEYLRFLDVNRVSPDTRAPTRFVDDEELAYVIQRYREVHDILHTLLGMPTNLLGEITVKWFEAVQTHLPMCILGALFGPIRLSAQSLQVLISELIPWAVQNGHRAPCVLNLYYERRWEQPLRALREELGITDAPHVHVRGLA